The following are encoded in a window of Halosolutus halophilus genomic DNA:
- a CDS encoding inorganic phosphate transporter: MVETVLLVGVVVSIFVGFNIGGSSTGIAWGPAVGAGILSKVTAAALMTFFVFLGGWTVGRNVMDTLSGDIITIEISLAAGVAVLFFIGLGILVANVFGVPVPTSMTTVGAIVGLGLATETTNFATIGWIISWWIVTPIIGLWIGATVGRYVYPELNRRFEISTSEGPLLAVDRSGSVPTLALGPNTTYQELGGTIVVFVIGCYMAFSAGASNVPNAVAPLVSGGDLQVDTAIIIATLAIGFGGFTIARRTMESVGGELSDIPLLAALIVMITASTITTILSWAGIPISLVMASVMTIVGLGWGRATRPVTAQEAIRGEVDTEMTMGALKADPDAPITKIGEEEPEEVLKAGDLFNPRAIVKYVSMWIIGPSMSTLLAYGFFTAVPFVG, encoded by the coding sequence ATGGTCGAAACCGTGCTGTTGGTCGGGGTCGTCGTCTCGATTTTCGTCGGCTTCAACATCGGTGGCTCGTCGACTGGGATCGCGTGGGGGCCGGCCGTGGGTGCCGGAATCCTGAGCAAGGTCACGGCTGCGGCGTTGATGACGTTTTTCGTCTTCCTCGGCGGGTGGACCGTCGGTCGAAACGTGATGGACACGCTATCGGGCGACATAATCACGATCGAAATCTCGCTCGCGGCGGGCGTCGCCGTCCTCTTTTTCATCGGGCTGGGGATTCTCGTCGCGAACGTTTTCGGCGTCCCCGTTCCGACGTCGATGACGACCGTTGGCGCGATCGTCGGCCTCGGTTTGGCGACCGAGACGACCAACTTCGCGACGATCGGCTGGATCATCTCGTGGTGGATCGTCACGCCGATTATCGGGCTCTGGATCGGCGCGACCGTCGGCCGATACGTCTACCCCGAACTCAACCGACGGTTCGAAATTAGCACCTCCGAGGGACCGCTGCTCGCCGTCGATCGCAGCGGTTCGGTCCCGACGCTGGCGCTCGGCCCGAACACGACCTACCAGGAACTCGGCGGAACGATCGTGGTCTTCGTCATCGGCTGTTACATGGCGTTCAGCGCCGGGGCGAGCAACGTCCCGAACGCCGTCGCACCGCTGGTCAGCGGCGGCGATCTCCAGGTCGACACCGCCATCATCATCGCGACGCTCGCGATCGGATTCGGCGGCTTTACCATCGCCCGCCGGACGATGGAATCCGTCGGCGGCGAACTCAGCGATATCCCGCTGCTCGCGGCCCTGATCGTCATGATCACCGCCTCGACGATCACGACGATCCTCTCGTGGGCCGGCATTCCGATCAGCCTCGTGATGGCGTCCGTGATGACGATCGTTGGCCTCGGCTGGGGGCGTGCGACCCGTCCCGTCACGGCCCAGGAGGCCATTCGCGGCGAGGTCGACACGGAGATGACGATGGGGGCGCTGAAGGCGGATCCGGACGCCCCGATCACGAAAATCGGTGAAGAAGAGCCCGAGGAAGTCCTGAAAGCGGGCGATCTGTTCAATCCGCGAGCGATCGTCAAGTACGTCTCGATGTGGATCATCGGGCCGTCGATGTCGACGCTGCTGGCCTACGGCTTCTTCACGGCGGTTCCGTTCGTCGGGTGA
- a CDS encoding universal stress protein — protein MISHILVPMDGSEMSEHALEYALEAYPDAQVTVLTVVGEPSSMWGEASGLALADDLEEAAQEHAQPVFDRARELVDVADGDADLETVVELGHPVRAIINCADDYDTVVVGSHGGSISDYFYVGNVAKKVVRQSPTPVVVVR, from the coding sequence ATGATTTCACACATTCTCGTTCCGATGGACGGCTCGGAGATGAGCGAACACGCACTCGAGTACGCCCTCGAGGCCTATCCGGACGCCCAGGTAACCGTCCTGACCGTCGTCGGCGAACCGTCGTCGATGTGGGGCGAGGCGTCGGGGCTCGCCCTCGCCGACGACCTCGAGGAAGCGGCCCAGGAACACGCGCAACCGGTGTTCGATCGGGCGCGGGAACTCGTCGACGTCGCCGACGGGGACGCGGACCTCGAGACGGTCGTCGAACTGGGACATCCCGTTCGCGCGATCATCAACTGCGCCGACGACTACGATACGGTCGTCGTCGGCAGTCACGGCGGGTCCATTTCGGACTACTTCTACGTCGGCAACGTCGCCAAGAAAGTCGTTCGTCAGTCGCCGACCCCGGTCGTCGTCGTCCGGTGA
- a CDS encoding SLC13 family permease — protein MSVSVCLPLVQEPAMQPELTTDILVVLGVVALALVLFLTERLPIDVTAILLIVVLVVLEPWTGIDSSTGISGFANDATITVLAMLILSGGISRTGLVQELGRRMAAYAGTSLRKQLFATVLATSPVSGFLNNTPVVALLVPVVTDVANRGNTSPSKLLIPLSYASQVGGMLTLIGTSTNILASDISARLGADYPELHRFSMFEFTGLGAIVVLVGALYLIFVGHYLLPERVPARADYVEEYAVGDYIADVAVVPGSPLAGGTIRDATAALGPEVDVVQVVRDEDRSVAPRQETRLEAGDVLVVRTDRDAFTTLEDAEGVELVGDPQSAAEISAADSQGLLAELVVSLDSRLVGERLDPERFREEFNAAVLGLRHRGTVVGERLVGRRLDVGDTLLVQAPPDTLDRLSRGNDVIVAREPPRPEYRSDKAPIAVAIMIGVVAVAALEVYPILLSALAGVVAMVVTGVLDPNELYDAVEWDIIFLLAGVIPLGIALERTGAAAYLAFLVVQTAGFLPPLVVLWLFYIVTGLITEVISNNASVVLLIPVAAAAAAGIGANPFAFVLAVTFAASTAFLGPIGYQTNLFVYGPGGYRFSDYFRIGAPLQLLLSVVTVLGIEFFWGV, from the coding sequence ATGTCGGTTTCGGTCTGCCTGCCGCTCGTCCAGGAGCCTGCGATGCAGCCGGAACTGACGACGGACATCCTCGTCGTGCTGGGCGTCGTCGCGCTCGCGCTCGTCCTCTTTCTCACCGAGCGACTCCCGATCGACGTGACCGCGATCCTGCTGATCGTCGTCCTCGTCGTGCTGGAGCCGTGGACGGGGATCGATTCGAGCACCGGCATCTCCGGCTTCGCGAACGACGCGACGATCACCGTGCTGGCGATGCTCATCCTGAGCGGCGGGATCAGCCGGACGGGGCTGGTCCAGGAACTGGGCCGTCGGATGGCCGCCTATGCGGGCACGAGCCTCCGCAAACAGCTGTTCGCGACCGTCCTCGCGACGAGTCCCGTCTCGGGCTTTCTGAACAATACGCCCGTCGTCGCGTTGCTGGTTCCCGTGGTCACCGACGTCGCCAACCGGGGGAACACCTCGCCGTCGAAGCTGCTCATCCCGCTGTCCTACGCCTCGCAGGTCGGGGGGATGCTCACCCTCATCGGCACCTCGACGAACATCCTCGCCAGCGACATCAGCGCCCGGCTGGGTGCCGATTACCCCGAACTCCACCGGTTCTCGATGTTCGAGTTCACGGGACTCGGTGCGATCGTCGTCCTCGTCGGGGCGCTCTACCTGATCTTCGTCGGCCACTACCTCCTGCCGGAACGCGTCCCGGCGCGGGCCGACTACGTCGAGGAGTACGCGGTCGGCGACTACATCGCGGACGTAGCCGTCGTCCCCGGGTCGCCGCTCGCCGGCGGGACGATCCGCGACGCGACCGCCGCGCTGGGTCCGGAGGTCGACGTCGTGCAGGTCGTCCGCGACGAGGACCGATCGGTCGCACCGCGCCAGGAGACGCGTCTCGAGGCGGGCGACGTGCTCGTGGTCCGGACGGACCGGGACGCGTTTACGACGCTCGAAGACGCCGAGGGCGTCGAACTCGTCGGCGATCCGCAGTCCGCGGCGGAAATCTCGGCGGCGGATTCCCAGGGCCTGCTCGCGGAACTGGTCGTCTCGCTCGACTCGCGACTCGTCGGGGAACGACTGGATCCCGAACGCTTCCGCGAGGAGTTCAACGCCGCGGTGCTCGGCCTCCGGCATCGCGGGACGGTCGTGGGCGAGCGCCTCGTCGGCCGTCGACTCGATGTCGGCGATACGCTCCTCGTGCAGGCACCTCCCGACACGCTCGATCGCCTCTCGCGGGGTAACGACGTGATCGTCGCCCGCGAACCGCCCCGGCCCGAGTACCGCTCCGATAAAGCGCCGATCGCCGTGGCGATCATGATCGGCGTCGTCGCGGTCGCGGCCCTCGAGGTATATCCGATCCTGCTCTCGGCACTCGCGGGCGTGGTCGCGATGGTCGTCACGGGGGTCCTCGATCCCAACGAACTGTACGACGCCGTCGAGTGGGACATCATCTTCCTGCTGGCGGGCGTGATCCCCCTTGGAATCGCCCTGGAACGGACGGGCGCGGCCGCCTACCTCGCGTTCCTGGTCGTCCAGACGGCCGGCTTCCTGCCGCCGCTCGTCGTGCTCTGGCTGTTCTACATCGTGACGGGCCTCATCACCGAGGTCATCAGCAACAACGCGAGCGTCGTCCTGCTGATCCCGGTTGCGGCGGCCGCGGCGGCGGGCATCGGCGCGAACCCGTTCGCGTTCGTCCTCGCGGTGACGTTCGCCGCGAGCACCGCCTTCCTGGGACCGATCGGCTACCAGACCAACCTGTTCGTCTACGGACCCGGCGGCTACCGGTTTAGCGACTACTTCCGGATCGGCGCGCCGCTGCAACTCCTGCTGTCGGTGGTCACCGTGCTCGGAATCGAGTTCTTCTGGGGCGTGTGA
- a CDS encoding inorganic phosphate transporter, with protein MTEVLLIVGLLVAVFVGYNIGGATTGPAFGPAVGANVITKLMAAALMSIFFFLGAITIGPNVVTTLGDELVHTTDIFTMRSNVAVLFFIGGALFVGNYAGVPASTSMTAVGAIAALGLATGELNWAVMGEIVVWWIVAPIIGFWVAGVVGRYFYPRINAWVAIEGDREGREMITVDRSGTVPRLQFGIGANRREITGAFVVVGIGCLMAFSSGTSNIANAIAPIYGTGEFEMVPLILLGSAAVAVGCFTIARRTLDTLGNDITNLPLTAAIVVAVIASTIVIMLSAIGIPASFVVVATMCIIGLGWGRATRTTTLSDARRGEETRVSVGALTAEEEGETPPEIGEEEPEDIPRASDLFDPSTTARVIIMQNVVPLIATVGAYLTFQFVPIFGF; from the coding sequence GTGACAGAAGTACTGCTTATCGTGGGGCTTCTCGTGGCGGTCTTCGTCGGCTACAACATCGGCGGCGCGACGACGGGGCCCGCGTTCGGCCCCGCCGTCGGAGCCAACGTGATCACGAAACTCATGGCAGCGGCGCTGATGTCGATTTTCTTCTTTCTCGGCGCGATCACGATCGGGCCGAACGTCGTCACGACGCTCGGGGACGAACTCGTCCACACGACCGACATCTTCACCATGCGATCGAACGTCGCCGTCCTCTTTTTCATCGGCGGCGCGCTGTTCGTGGGTAACTACGCGGGCGTCCCCGCCTCGACGTCGATGACCGCCGTCGGTGCGATCGCCGCACTCGGTCTCGCGACCGGCGAACTCAACTGGGCGGTGATGGGTGAGATCGTCGTCTGGTGGATCGTGGCTCCGATCATCGGGTTCTGGGTCGCCGGCGTCGTCGGCCGCTACTTCTACCCCCGGATCAACGCGTGGGTCGCCATCGAGGGGGACCGCGAGGGTCGGGAGATGATCACCGTCGATCGATCGGGGACGGTCCCCCGACTCCAGTTCGGGATCGGCGCGAACCGACGGGAGATCACGGGCGCGTTCGTCGTCGTCGGGATCGGCTGCCTGATGGCGTTCTCCTCCGGGACGAGCAACATCGCGAACGCGATCGCACCGATCTACGGCACCGGGGAATTCGAGATGGTCCCGCTCATCCTGCTCGGGTCTGCGGCCGTCGCGGTGGGCTGTTTCACGATCGCCCGCCGGACGCTCGACACGCTCGGCAACGACATCACGAACCTCCCGCTGACGGCGGCGATCGTCGTCGCAGTCATCGCGTCGACGATCGTCATCATGCTGTCGGCGATCGGGATCCCCGCGAGTTTCGTCGTGGTCGCGACGATGTGCATCATCGGTCTCGGCTGGGGACGCGCGACCCGGACGACGACGCTCTCCGACGCTCGCAGGGGCGAGGAGACCCGCGTCTCCGTCGGTGCGCTCACGGCCGAGGAGGAGGGCGAGACGCCACCCGAGATCGGTGAGGAGGAACCCGAGGACATCCCCAGGGCGTCGGACCTGTTCGATCCGTCGACGACGGCGCGGGTCATCATCATGCAGAACGTCGTGCCGCTCATCGCGACGGTCGGCGCGTATCTCACGTTCCAGTTCGTTCCGATCTTCGGGTTCTGA
- the hisB gene encoding imidazoleglycerol-phosphate dehydratase HisB — MSERTATVMRETAETAIECTVTIDGSGTATVETGIGFFDHMLTAFARHGLFDLEIECDGDLEIDDHHTVEDCAIVLGEAIDEALGDRSGIVRYADRRVPLDEAVASAVVDVSSRPRFYFDGEFSQEQIGEFTTDMARHFAESLATNAGLTLHLAVEGENAHHEVEALFKALSRTLDDATRIDDRREGTPSTKGTL, encoded by the coding sequence ATGAGCGAGCGAACGGCGACCGTGATGCGCGAGACCGCCGAGACGGCGATCGAGTGTACCGTGACGATCGACGGGAGCGGGACCGCCACGGTCGAGACGGGCATCGGCTTCTTCGATCACATGCTGACGGCCTTCGCCAGGCACGGTCTGTTCGACCTCGAGATCGAGTGCGACGGCGACCTCGAGATCGACGACCACCACACGGTCGAGGATTGCGCGATCGTCCTCGGGGAGGCGATCGACGAGGCGCTCGGCGATCGGTCGGGCATCGTCCGCTACGCCGATCGGCGGGTGCCCCTCGACGAGGCGGTGGCGAGTGCGGTGGTCGACGTGAGTAGTCGCCCGCGCTTTTACTTCGACGGGGAGTTCTCACAGGAGCAAATCGGGGAGTTCACGACCGACATGGCGAGACACTTCGCCGAATCGCTCGCGACGAACGCCGGACTGACCCTGCACCTCGCGGTCGAGGGCGAGAACGCCCACCACGAGGTCGAGGCGCTGTTCAAGGCCCTCTCCCGGACCCTCGACGACGCGACGCGGATCGACGACCGCCGGGAGGGGACACCCAGTACGAAAGGAACGCTCTAG
- the fer gene encoding ferredoxin Fer — MPTVEYLNYEVLDDQGWDMDDDDLFDQAADAGLDDEDYGTLDVAEGEYILEAAEAQGYDWPFSCRAGACANCAAIVKEGEIEMDMQQILSDEEVEEKDVRLTCIGSAETDEVKIVYNAKHLDYLQNRVI; from the coding sequence ATGCCCACGGTAGAATACCTCAACTACGAAGTGCTGGACGACCAGGGCTGGGACATGGACGACGACGATCTCTTCGATCAGGCCGCTGACGCCGGTCTGGACGACGAGGATTACGGCACCCTCGACGTCGCCGAGGGCGAATACATCCTCGAAGCCGCCGAGGCACAGGGCTACGACTGGCCCTTCTCCTGTCGCGCAGGCGCCTGTGCGAACTGCGCGGCGATCGTCAAGGAGGGCGAGATCGAGATGGACATGCAGCAGATCCTCAGTGACGAGGAGGTCGAAGAGAAGGACGTTCGACTGACCTGCATCGGCTCCGCGGAGACCGACGAGGTCAAGATCGTGTACAACGCCAAACACCTCGACTACCTGCAGAACCGCGTCATCTAA
- a CDS encoding A24 family peptidase C-terminal domain-containing protein has product MTLAGASATVPDLLRLVALPVFAWAAVRDVRTRRVSSAVWIPLAIVGGGTLVWDGWIARQAGGPAWTYDFLVPAAISLGLVVPIAYLFWWLGGFGGADAKALLVLALLFPTFPEYTVGPWTLPVSGTPIEAFSFTILSNAVLVGLAIPIALAVRNAAAGRVAPVMFVGWPVSWERVAETHGTLLSTPTGVSRTGLDLDALRMYLRWRGLTLAELRDAPDRYRDPATLPDEPNPPTDGAVAAGPDVRSDGGTAGSAAATAATDAQDADRTMAAADDPWGAAAFLDDIEGTAYGTTADELREGLEVLAETETVWISPGAPFLVPVFAGLVIALLYGDLLVGTIV; this is encoded by the coding sequence GTGACACTCGCTGGCGCGTCGGCGACGGTCCCGGATCTCCTGCGACTCGTCGCCCTCCCCGTCTTCGCGTGGGCTGCTGTTCGTGACGTTCGTACCAGGCGGGTCTCAAGCGCCGTCTGGATTCCCCTCGCAATTGTCGGGGGCGGAACGCTCGTCTGGGACGGCTGGATCGCCCGGCAGGCCGGCGGTCCGGCGTGGACCTACGACTTTCTCGTCCCGGCGGCGATCAGCCTGGGTCTGGTCGTCCCGATCGCGTACCTGTTCTGGTGGCTCGGCGGCTTCGGCGGCGCGGACGCGAAGGCGTTGCTCGTCCTCGCGCTGCTGTTCCCGACCTTCCCGGAGTACACCGTCGGCCCGTGGACGCTCCCCGTCTCGGGCACGCCGATCGAGGCGTTCTCGTTTACGATCCTCTCCAACGCCGTCCTCGTCGGACTGGCGATCCCGATCGCCCTCGCGGTCCGTAACGCCGCCGCCGGTCGCGTCGCCCCCGTCATGTTCGTCGGCTGGCCAGTCTCCTGGGAGCGGGTCGCCGAGACCCACGGAACGCTGCTCTCGACGCCGACGGGGGTCTCCCGGACCGGACTCGATCTCGACGCGCTGCGGATGTACCTCCGCTGGCGCGGGCTGACCCTCGCCGAACTGCGCGACGCGCCCGATCGGTACCGGGATCCGGCGACGCTCCCCGACGAGCCGAACCCGCCGACCGACGGGGCGGTCGCGGCCGGCCCCGACGTTCGAAGCGACGGGGGGACGGCCGGGTCTGCGGCCGCGACCGCGGCCACCGACGCGCAGGACGCCGATCGAACGATGGCCGCCGCTGACGACCCGTGGGGTGCCGCGGCCTTCCTGGACGACATCGAGGGCACGGCCTACGGAACCACGGCGGACGAACTCCGGGAGGGGCTCGAGGTCCTCGCCGAGACGGAGACGGTCTGGATCTCGCCGGGCGCGCCGTTCCTCGTCCCGGTGTTCGCCGGGTTGGTGATCGCCCTGCTGTACGGCGATCTGCTCGTCGGCACGATCGTATAG
- a CDS encoding amino acid-binding protein, which yields MFDEIMEKFEGSPSQQAVIRLLLERGFSVNDDGRVVSGGIEIPNTGIAREIDVDRRVVDSTTDAILEDPELRRIFQNISQVPSLMDLAPVLDLTVLSIAVDDAEREGIVAGVTGTLADNGISIRQTISEDPEFTDEPRLYLVTDEDLPGEVITQIRDLEFVRKIELQ from the coding sequence ATGTTCGACGAGATCATGGAGAAGTTCGAAGGGTCGCCGAGCCAGCAGGCGGTCATCCGCCTGCTCCTCGAGCGGGGCTTCTCCGTCAACGACGACGGGCGCGTGGTATCCGGGGGTATCGAGATTCCGAACACGGGGATCGCCCGGGAGATCGACGTCGATCGACGGGTCGTCGACTCGACGACTGACGCCATCCTCGAAGATCCCGAACTGCGGCGGATCTTCCAGAACATCTCGCAAGTGCCGAGCCTGATGGACCTCGCGCCGGTGCTCGACCTGACCGTGCTGTCGATCGCGGTCGACGATGCCGAACGGGAGGGGATCGTCGCCGGAGTTACTGGAACGCTGGCCGACAACGGCATCTCGATTCGTCAGACGATCAGCGAGGATCCCGAATTCACGGACGAACCGCGGCTCTACCTCGTCACCGACGAGGATCTGCCGGGCGAGGTCATCACCCAGATTCGGGATCTCGAGTTCGTCCGGAAGATCGAACTGCAGTAG
- the hisA gene encoding 1-(5-phosphoribosyl)-5-[(5-phosphoribosylamino)methylideneamino]imidazole-4-carboxamide isomerase — protein sequence MSTDDAGDADSDGAFEVIPAVDVQDGEVVQLVQGERGTEKTYGDPVEAARRWIDAGAETLHLVDLDGAFEGDRANADAIEAVIDAVDVPTQLGGGIRTAADAIDLLDRGVDRVILGTAAVENPEIVAEISETYPEGVVVSLDAKGGEVVVEGWTEGAGVSPVEAAERYEDLGAAAILFTNVDVEGQLEGVATEPVRELVDATEMPVIASGGVATIEDVRALADAGAAAVVVGSALYEGRFTLEAAQAAIEER from the coding sequence ATGAGCACCGACGACGCAGGCGACGCCGACAGCGACGGGGCGTTCGAAGTGATCCCGGCGGTCGACGTCCAGGACGGCGAGGTCGTCCAGCTCGTCCAGGGCGAGCGGGGCACGGAGAAGACCTACGGCGATCCCGTCGAGGCCGCCCGCCGATGGATCGACGCCGGCGCGGAGACGCTCCACCTCGTCGACCTGGACGGCGCGTTCGAGGGCGACCGGGCGAACGCCGACGCGATCGAGGCCGTGATCGACGCCGTCGACGTCCCGACCCAGCTCGGGGGCGGGATCCGGACCGCCGCGGACGCGATCGATCTGCTCGATCGGGGCGTCGATCGGGTCATCCTCGGCACGGCGGCGGTCGAGAATCCCGAGATCGTGGCCGAGATCAGCGAGACCTACCCCGAGGGCGTGGTCGTCAGTCTCGACGCGAAGGGCGGCGAAGTGGTCGTCGAGGGCTGGACCGAGGGCGCCGGCGTCTCACCCGTCGAGGCCGCCGAGCGGTACGAGGACCTCGGCGCGGCCGCGATCCTCTTTACGAACGTCGACGTCGAGGGTCAACTCGAGGGCGTCGCGACCGAGCCCGTCCGTGAACTGGTCGACGCGACCGAGATGCCAGTGATCGCGAGCGGCGGCGTCGCGACGATCGAGGACGTTCGGGCGCTCGCGGACGCCGGTGCGGCCGCGGTGGTCGTCGGCAGCGCGCTGTACGAAGGACGGTTCACGCTCGAAGCGGCGCAGGCTGCGATCGAAGAGCGCTGA
- a CDS encoding HIT family protein, giving the protein MSTIFSQIVEGEIPARIVYEDEATAAFLDANPLAPGHTLVVPKEEYERLNDVPDDVAQDLYATIHRLVPAVEDAVDADATSVAFNNGEAAGQEVPHVHCHIVPRFEGDGGGNTHTMIGKQIDLDDDELDEIAGEIESNA; this is encoded by the coding sequence AGCCAGATCGTCGAGGGCGAGATTCCCGCACGAATCGTGTACGAAGACGAGGCGACGGCTGCGTTTCTCGACGCCAATCCGCTCGCACCGGGCCACACGCTCGTCGTCCCCAAGGAGGAGTACGAACGACTGAACGACGTCCCCGACGACGTCGCCCAGGACCTCTATGCGACCATCCACCGGCTCGTGCCCGCCGTCGAAGACGCCGTCGACGCCGACGCGACGAGCGTCGCGTTCAACAACGGCGAAGCTGCAGGCCAGGAAGTCCCCCACGTCCACTGTCACATCGTCCCCCGGTTCGAGGGCGACGGCGGCGGCAACACCCACACGATGATCGGGAAACAGATCGACCTGGACGACGACGAACTCGACGAGATCGCCGGAGAGATCGAGTCGAACGCCTGA